In a genomic window of Scyliorhinus torazame isolate Kashiwa2021f chromosome 5, sScyTor2.1, whole genome shotgun sequence:
- the LOC140422484 gene encoding uncharacterized protein → MEKPWKCGDCGKGYRFPSQLETHRRIHTGERPFTCPVCEKGFTLFSSLKTHQRIHTGEWPFTCSQCGKGFTQLPNLQTHQRVHTGERPFTCSQCEKGFTQLSHLQSHQRVHSGERPFICSQCGKGFSKSSNLRTHQRVHAGERPFTCSLCGKGFTQLSHLQSHQQVHSGERPFICSQCGKGFTQFSNLRTHQRVHTGERPFTCSQCGNRFTQLSSLQNHQRIHTGERPFTCSQCGKGFSDSSNLRTHLRVHSGEKAITFSE, encoded by the coding sequence atggagaaaccatggaaatgtggggactgtgggaagggatatagattcccatctcagctggagactcatcgacgaattcatactggggagaggccattcacctgccctgtgtgtgagaagggattcactctgttctCCAGCCTTAAGACccaccagcgaattcatactggggagtggccattcacctgctctcagtgtgggaagggattcactcagttacccaatctgcagacacatcagcgagttcacactggggagaggccattcacctgctctcagtgtgagaagggattcactcagttatcccacctgcagagtcaccagcgagttcactctggggagagaccgttcatctgctcccagtgtgggaagggattcagtaaatcatccaacctgcggacacatcagcgagttcacgctggggagaggccattcacctgctctctgtgtgggaagggattcactcagttatcccacctgcagagtcaccagcaagttcactctggggagagaccgtttatctgctcccagtgtgggaagggattcacccagttctccaacctgcggacacaccagcgagttcatactggggagaggccattcacctgctctcagtgtgggaatcgattcactcagttatccagcctgcagaatcaccagcgaattcacactggggaaagaccgttcacctgctcccagtgtgggaagggattcagtgattcatccaacctgcggacacatctGCGGGTTCATAGTGGAGAGAAGGCAATCACGTTCTCTGAGTAA